The proteins below are encoded in one region of Rana temporaria chromosome 2, aRanTem1.1, whole genome shotgun sequence:
- the LOC120928809 gene encoding uncharacterized protein LOC120928809 → MPACFIKGCSFSWRQKDPDITLHVFPRDPGMIRKWLLQIYRSEEGLEEFVEKIQNSKKGVYRICSRHFAADCYEKKKLGKVFRKDAIPTIFPWLQPYPLEEERVDHPYAKKRKMDTDLPEEYFDDMSAEETIRPSVPRMSTPVSTAIPTPQEFVMSQFASKILTQSFPGKPASQHSVCATEDMSNYSSSCQNTEEVGYYGLPPHPRGKRYYRPRTRRTVGTMTRRYPGMSHKTIQVDRPIGMKDKAAQILRRPPHRSIALQCNLAKLPALAQAGKPQSKPVIQKLDDLHTNPNTASFADFVENSMTIQVIEEEDEPPLSPDLSSIESFADAQSDAEPEETSVPDLDEAYSPCVEVEEDCSQEMNENIPADPKEADITPIFLPETQAPVDHVKERKFIVFESCLNKLLMCCKCLKTANCRGNITKLKKYRIGSAVLVTAVCSMRHEFHLWTSQPMIGRMPVGNLLISSSTLCSGSNFLKVDSFFRLAGILGISQPTHNSDENLYLFPAIDHHWSLEKRSLVQDVQSRPVALVGDGQCKSYASRAKCCTYNFLEYHTKKIIDFQVEKLDPSEAATGLEKKTFQAALDRIIKEKVNVRVLCTDRHAGIKKLLRKHYGRIKHQYDVWHVAKSVGNKMARASKKHGCRTLAGWVRPAKSHMWWSARTCEQNPALLREKWTSIAHHASNQHHWDEATLYSSCQHDDDDEEEEDKEWLVAGSEAHLQLKGVVLDENLLEDLDHLSSFCQADELEVLRSITGKYHAKQTRYSVEGVVARSQLAALDYNRNVRLIQGVLKAASYGAGGKAKKDWVESKIFNPANQDFMKDIIADVLSFADGKTFFSTASQQSEASRKTAAIQRPARWKMMDKCIYRFPEMIE, encoded by the coding sequence atgcCGGCCTGCTTCATAAAAGGATGCTCTTTTAGTTGGCGTCAAAAGGATCCCGACATCACCTTGCACGTCTTTCCACGTGATCCGGGAATGATAAGGAAATGGCTTCTGCAAATCTACCGTAGTGAGGAAGGCCTGGAGGAGTTTGTAGAAAAGATACAGAACAGCAAAAAGGGAGTCTATCGTATCTGTTCCAGACACTTCGCCGCCGATTGCTACGAAAAGAAAAAACTCGGCAAGGTGTTCAGAAAGGATGCCATACCCACCATTTTCCCTTGGCTTCAGCCGTACCCTTTGGAAGAGGAGCGGGTGGATCACCCTTATGCCAAAAAGAGGAAAATGGACACGGACTTGCCGGAGGAATATTTCGATGACATGTCGGCTGAAGAAACCATTAGGCCTTCTGTACCGCGTATGTCCACCCCTGTGTCGACTGCCATACCTACACCTCAGGAGTTTGTGATGTCGCAGTTTGCAAGTAAAATTCTCACGCAAAGCTTTCCCGGAAAACCGGCTTCACAGCACAGTGTCTGTGCAACAGAAGACATGTCCAACTACTCGTCATCCTGCCAAAACACGGAAGAGGTAGGGTATTATGGTCTTCCCCCTCATCCAAGAGGGAAGAGATATTATCGACCCAGGACTCGCCGTACAGTCGGTACAATGACGCGACGCTATCCGGGAATGTCGCACAAAACGATACAGGTGGACAGGCCAATAGGAATGAAGGATAAGGCCGCGCAGATCTTGCGAAGGCCACCTCACAGGTCTATAGCCCTTCAGTGCAACCTCGCCAAGCTTCCTGCGTTGGCGCAGGCAGGAAAACCACAGTCAAAACCAGTCATTCAAAAACTGGATGATCTTCACACGAACCCTAACACCGCCTCATTTGCAGACTTTGTTGAAAATTCCATGACCATTCAAGTCATAGAGGAGGAGGACGAACCGCCATTGTCGCCAGACCTGTCCTCTATTGAGAGCTTTGCGGACGCACAGTCTGATGCAGAACCCGAGGAAACATCCGTTCCTGACCTTGATGAAGCTTATAGCCCGTGTGTAGAGGTGGAGGAGGACTGTAGTCAAGAAATGAATGAAAATATTCCAGCAGATCCGAAAGAAGCCGACATTACGCCCATTTTCTTGCCCGAGACCCAAGCTCCAGTGGACCACGTCAAAGAGAGAAAATTTATCGTTTTCGAATCCTGTTTGAATAAGTTACTGATGTGCTGTAAATGCTTAAAGACGGCGAACTGCCGCGGAAACATAACGAAACTAAAAAAATACCGCATCGGCTCGGCGGTTTTAGTAACCGCCGTCTGTTCCATGAGGCACGAATTTCACTTGTGGACTAGCCAGCCCATGATCGGGCGAATGCCCGTCGGAAACCTTCTCATATCTTCCAGCACTTTATGCAGCGGATCCAATTTTCTCAAAGTAGACAGTTTTTTCCGCCTTGCCGGAATTCTCGGAATCTCACAGCCAACCCATAACAGTGACGAAAACCTTTACTTGTTCCCCGCGATTGATCACCACTGGAGTCTGGAGAAAAGAAGCCTTGTCCAAGACGTGCAAAGCAGACCCGTAGCACTAGTGGGCGACGGCCAGTGCAAGTCCTACGCCTCCCGTGCCAAATGCTGCACCTACAATTTCTTGGAATACCACACTAAAAAAATCATCGACTTTCAAGTGGAAAAGTTAGATCCTTCTGAAGCCGCAACGGGCCTTGAAAAAAAGACATTCCAAGCAGCCCTTGACCGGATAATCAAGGAAAAAGTGAATGTCCGTGTCCTTTGCACAGACCGGCATGCAGGTATCAAAAAACTGTTGAGGAAACACTACGGTCGCATCAAACACCAGTATGATGTCTGGCATGTGGCTAAGTCTGTGGGCAACAAGATGGCGAGGGCCAGCAAGAAGCATGGCTGCCGTACACTGGCGGGGTGGGTCAGGCCTGCCAAAAGTCATATGTGGTGGTCGGCCAGAACCTGTGAACAGAATCCAGCCTTGCTTCGAGAGAAGTGGACCTCTATTGCACACCATGCGTCAAACCAACATCATTGGGATGAGGCAACTCTCTACAGTTCCTGCCAACATGACGacgatgatgaagaggaggaagacAAGGAATGGCTGGTGGCAGGTTCGGAAGCCCACCTCCAACTAAAGGGAGTTGTGTTGGACGAAAACCTGCTGGAGGACCTCGACCACCTCTCCAGTTTTTGCCAAGCCGACGAACTCGAGGTGCTCCGTAGCATCACCGGAAAGTACCACGCCAAACAAACTCGGTATTCCGTGGAGGGAGTGGTGGCCCGTTCACAGCTAGCCGCCCTGGATTATAATCGGAACGTCAGACTGATACAAGGCGTGCTAAAAGCCGCGTCTTACGGTGCGGGCGGAAAAGCCAAAAAGGATTGGGTGGAATCCAAAATTTTCAACCCCGCCAACCAAGACTTTATGAAGGATATCATAGCCGACGTTCTGTCCTTTGCTGACGGAAAGACATTTTTTAGTACGGCGTCCCAACAGTCAGAGGCGTCCAGAAAGACTGCCGCTATCCAGAGGCCGGCCCGGTGGAAAATGATGGACAAATGTATTTACAGATTCCCTGAAATGATTGAGTAG